A genomic stretch from Bos javanicus breed banteng chromosome 3, ARS-OSU_banteng_1.0, whole genome shotgun sequence includes:
- the RAB13 gene encoding ras-related protein Rab-13 isoform X2, with amino-acid sequence MGIILVYDITDEKSFENIQNWMKSIKENASAGVERLLLGNKCDMEAKRKVQKEQADKLAREHGIRFFETSAKSSMNVDEAFSSLARDILLKSGGRRLKNNNKPPSTDLKTCDKKNTNKCSLA; translated from the exons ATG GGCATTATCCTAGTATATGACATCACAGATGAGAAATCCTTCGAGAATATTCAGAACTGGATGAAGAGCATCAAAGAG AATGCCTCGGCTGGGGTAGAGCGCCTCTTACTGGGGAACAAGTGTGACATGGAGGCCAAGAGGAAGGTGCAGAAGGAGCAGGCTGATAAG TTGGCTCGGGAGCATGGAATCCGATTTTTTGAGACAAGTGCTAAATCCAGTATGAATGTAGATGAG GCTTTCAGTTCCCTGGCACGGGACATCTTACTCAAGTCAGGAGGCCGGAGATTG aaaaacaacaacaagccccCCAGCACTGACCTGAAAACTTGTGACAAGAAGAATACCAACAAGTGCTCCTTGGCCTGA
- the JTB gene encoding protein JTB, whose translation MPAGAGRRGLPQGHHLCWLLCAFTLRLCQAEAPVREEKLSVSTSNLPCWLVEEFVVAEECAPCSNFQAKTTPECGSTGYVEKITCSSSKRSEFKSCRSALMEQRLFWKFEGAVIGLALVFACLVIVRQRQLDRKALEKVRKQIESI comes from the exons ATGCCAGCGGGCGCGGGGAGGCGTGGCCTCCCCCAGGGCCACCACCTCTGCTGGTTGCTCTGCGCTTTCACTTTAAGGCTCTG CCAAGCAGAGGCTCCCGTGCGGGAAGAGAAGCTGTCAG TGAGCACCTCAAATTTGCCGTGCTGGCTGGTGGAAGAGTTTGTGGTGGCCGAAGAGTGTGCTCCATGTTCTAATTTCCAGGCT AAAACCACCCCTGAGTGTGGTTCCACAGGATACGTGGAGAAAATAACATGCAGCTCATCTAAGAGGAGTGAGTTCAAAAG CTGCCGCTCAGCGCTAATGGAACAACGCTTATTCTGGAAATTTGAAGGGGCTGTCATAGGTCTGGCCTTGGTTTTTGCTTGCCTTGTCATCGTTCGTCAGCGACAACTGGACAGAAAGGCTCTGGAAAAGGTCCGGAAGCAAATTGAGTCCATATAG
- the RAB13 gene encoding ras-related protein Rab-13 isoform X1 yields MAKAYDHLFKLLLIGDSGVGKTCLIIRFAEDNFNNTYISTIGIDFKIRTVDIEGKKIKLQVWDTAGQERFKTITTAYYRGAMGIILVYDITDEKSFENIQNWMKSIKENASAGVERLLLGNKCDMEAKRKVQKEQADKLAREHGIRFFETSAKSSMNVDEAFSSLARDILLKSGGRRLKNNNKPPSTDLKTCDKKNTNKCSLA; encoded by the exons ATGGCCAAAGCCTACGACCACCTCTTCAAGTTGCTGCTGATCGGGGACTCAGGGGTGGGCAAGACTTGTCTGATCATTCGCTTTGCAGAGGACAACTTCAACAACACTTACATCTCCACCATCG GAATTGATTTCAAGATCCGCACTGTGGATATAGAGGGGAAAAAGATCAAACTGCAGGTCTG GGACACAGCTGGCCAAGAGCGATTCAAGACAATAACTACTGCCTATTACCGTGGAGCAATG GGCATTATCCTAGTATATGACATCACAGATGAGAAATCCTTCGAGAATATTCAGAACTGGATGAAGAGCATCAAAGAG AATGCCTCGGCTGGGGTAGAGCGCCTCTTACTGGGGAACAAGTGTGACATGGAGGCCAAGAGGAAGGTGCAGAAGGAGCAGGCTGATAAG TTGGCTCGGGAGCATGGAATCCGATTTTTTGAGACAAGTGCTAAATCCAGTATGAATGTAGATGAG GCTTTCAGTTCCCTGGCACGGGACATCTTACTCAAGTCAGGAGGCCGGAGATTG aaaaacaacaacaagccccCCAGCACTGACCTGAAAACTTGTGACAAGAAGAATACCAACAAGTGCTCCTTGGCCTGA
- the RPS27 gene encoding small ribosomal subunit protein eS27, whose amino-acid sequence MPLAKDLLHPSPEEEKRKHKKKRLVQSPNSYFMDVKCPGCYKITTVFSHAQTVVLCVGCSTVLCQPTGGKARLTEGCSFRRKQH is encoded by the exons ATGCCT CTCGCAAAGGATCTTCTTCATCCCTCTccagaagaggagaagaggaaacaCAAGAAGAAGCGCCTGGTGCAGAGCCCCAATTCCTATTTCATGGATGTAAAATGCCCAG GATGCTATAAAATCACCACCGTCTTTAGCCATGCACAAACAGTAGTCTTGTGTGTTGGCTGCTCTACTGTCCTCTGCCAGCCTACAGGAGGAAAAGCGAGGCTTACAGAAG gatgCTCTTTCAGACGGAAGCAGCACTAA
- the LOC133240573 gene encoding small ribosomal subunit protein eS25-like translates to MPPKDDKKKKDAGKSAKKDKDPVNKSGGKAKKKKWSKGKVRDKLNNLVLFDKATYDKLCKEVPNYKLITPAVVSERLKIRGSLARAALQGLLSKGLIKLVSKHRAQVIYTRNTKGGDAPAAGEDA, encoded by the coding sequence ATGCCGCCCAAGGACgacaagaagaagaaagatgcCGGAAAGTCGGCCAAGAAAGACAAAGATCCAGTGAACAAATCTGGGGGCAAGGCCAAAAAGAAGAAGTGGTCCAAAGGCAAAGTTCGGGACAAACTCAATAACCTAGTCTTGTTTGACAAAGCAACATATGACAAACTCTGTAAAGAAGTTCCCAACTATAAGCTTATAACTCCAGCTGTCGTCTCTGAGAGACTGAAGATTCGTGGTTCCCTGGCCAGAGCAGCCCTTCAGGGACTCCTTAGTAAAGGACTTATTAAACTGGTTTCAAAGCACAGAGCTCAAGTGATTTACACCAGAAACACCAAGGGTGGAGATGCCCCAGCTGCTGGTGAAGATGCATGA